The Esox lucius isolate fEsoLuc1 chromosome 20, fEsoLuc1.pri, whole genome shotgun sequence region CGTACATCGTCACCAGTTCTTCCTCATCGGACTGAATgagggaggaaaaaaaaataaagaaagcgATAATCCAAAAACGGACGTGGGCACCCCTCTCGTTAGAGGATATTAGGGGTTGAGAAGAAGCACGGATGCAAGCGCGCGCTGGTCGTCTGGCTAACGCAGTCTGTTGCACTGACTGCCATCGGGGTGCCCGTGCTGCCCCTGCACTGAGACGCCTCGGCTGGTGCTGCTGCTATAGAACACCGAATGCATTTGAACGCACCGAGTCTCTACAGACCACTGAGCGAAGACGGAGTAGAGAGGaaagaggggtggaggagaggggacacCTCCTTAAAGCAAATCAATATCCAGCGTCTCACTGCAGAAGCGGCTCATGCATAAACATGAGTGGAGAACAGCGAGAACTCAAATGGAATGTTGGGAAATGTAGTGTGCAGCTTCATCTCCATTAAGACAAGCTATCCACTGAACGCTTGGCGAAAAATCGTAAAAGGCTATGACGCGGTCAATATACTTAAACTGTAACGCTGCTGTGGCCTATTCAATTGTTTTCAAATAGTAAAACATCCTTTCCTATTCTTCGTCACTGTATATATCGGTTATATATTAATGTAAATTCAACATAGTAAGGCCTACCCCTGTGCAATACGACTGACCAGCAAACATGCAAGGTCTGGCACTCATGGAAAGGCATGTTGGTACTGAGCATGGTCTCACTAGATATGTGCTCTAGTGCAAGTCTGCTGCAAGTTATCTAGGCTACAGTAACTAGGTCTTTCGTGCACACGACTGACTCTTCCTTTCCCACACACATAGGCCTATACTGGCCTACCAGAccagacattttcatttgatctaCAATACCTCAGCAAAAGGGAATACTACACACCCAAGAGCCATACTTAGTGAAAGTGAGATTCAttaagattagattcaacttcacTTTCATTGTACAGAACCAGtaaagtacaacaaaatgcagttagcatctaagtAGAACTGCAAACAAAAGAGGGCAGGagatgtacaagtattaagtaaagtgtACGTTGTggtatgtatagatgtgcaatgaaggcaaatacagtgcaaaatggcaattttaaatgagcaatgaaggcaaataggggaggccAAGTACtaagtatacactcacctaaaggattattaggaacaccttttcaatttctcatAAATGCAATTATCTGATCAACCAATCgtatggcagttgcttcaatgcatttaggggtgtggtcctggtcaagacaatctcctgaactccaaactgaatgtcagaatgggaaagaaaggtgatttaagcaattttgagcgtggcatggttgttggtgccagacggaccggtctgagtatttcacaatctgctcagttactgggattttcacgcacaaccatttctagggtttacaaagaatggtgtgaaaagggaaaaacatccagtatgcggcagtcctgtgggcgaaaatgccttgttgatgctagaggtcagaggagaatgggccgactgattcaagctgatagaagagcaactttgactgaaataaccacccgtgacaaccgaggtatgcagcaaagcatttgtgaagccacaacacgcacaaccttgaggcagatgggctacaacagcagaagaccccaccgggtaccactcatctccactacaaataggaaaagaggctacaatttgcacaagctcaccaaaattggacagttgaagactggaagaatgttgcctggtctaatgagtctcgatttctgttgagacattcagatggtagagtcagaatttggcgtatacagaataagaacatggatccatcatgccttgttaccactgtccaggctggtggtggtggtgtaatggtgtgggggatgttttcttggcacactttaggccccttagtgccaattgggcatcgtttcaatgccacggcctacctgagcattgtttctgaccatgtccatccctttatgaccaccatgtacacatcctctgatggctacttccagcaggataatgcaccatgtcacaaagctcgaatcatttcaaattggtttcttgaacatgacaatgagttcactgtactgaaatggcccccacagtcaccagatctcaacccaatagagcatctttgggatgtggtggaacgggagctttgtgccctggatgtgcatcccacaaatctccatcaactgcaagatgctatcctatcaatatgggccaacatttctaaagaatgctttcagcaccttgttgaatcaatgccacgtagaattaaggcagttctgaaggcgaaagggggtcaaacacagtattagtatggtgttcctaataatcctttaggtgagtgtatgtatgtgcaagtgggaaTGAATAGTGTTATGAGTCCAATTCAAGtataaatggcaattctgaTTGTGCAATTgagcaagttggaggtgtaaggtagtctgtgcaACTGAATGtggggatagcagcaatgaggttcccgaggtagacaaatagtacaagggagtagtgcaaaaaggtccctgagaggcggtaCTAAGTGGTGGgcaggtgggtgtggttagtgatgggatAGGTCATAGAGTTCAGCagagttacagtagatgggaagaaactgttcctgagcctgctggtgcagggacgaagagacctgtaccacctgcctgatggtaggagggcaaacagtttgtggcatagATGTGAAGTATCTCTGATGATGCTGcgtgccctgtgcagacaccgcttgctcTGAAGTTCCATGATGGCTAATTAATTCTATTAGTTCTAAAATTATGCAAGCCATTATTTAGAGACTTACACCTACAAatcaaatacaatgttttttttcacaagCATCATTAACAACAAAGTTCTTAGCCCCTCCaccccaaaaaagaaaaaaacacttttaaaaccaaaaataaaaggaaaaaaggTAAAGTATCAACACAGCAGTATTAATTGCTTAACAGACTTACAGCAGACTTGAGTGGCTGGGCTGATTAGCAATTTTTAaggtcctgtgtagctcactTGGTAAGGGCTTGTTATGCTAGGATTGCAGGTTTGAATCTAATGGGATGACAAAGCATGATCCATGCAGTACATACAGGTAGGGGTATCAGTCTTTGTCAGCACATTGATTTTATAgaaaattaatgtatttttatatccttatttttttattttctgttagaaGGCCTTTGTATTCTGTATGCATGAAACATTACATATACTCAACAACTTGTCTCTCCCTGTCAGCAACTCGTGATGTctctgtgttcaggggcagtaatgaatggaatgtcggctgagtAATGCTCCtagtctccatctatgtgtggtAGACTAGGCCTTGGGCCtagcagaaaccactagaagtctTCCTTTTGGGGGTACGTCTTAATAGGAGCAGTGGGGCTCCTGCTCCTTGTATTATAGAGGTGAACaggactctattccttattgggagaGTTGAGTTAACAAAACCACCAATAGTAACATGCCCCTGTTGTCATGTGTGAGCTTTTACCAAGTTGCTTGGGCAACTGACATTCTATGATTATCTATGACTCCTggatctacaggtgctggtcataaaattagaatatcatcaaaaagttgatttatttcagtaattccattcaaaaagtgaaacttgtataatgtatacattaattccacacagactgatatatttcaagtgttaatttcttttaattttgattataattagaatattgtgaaaaggttcaatattgaagacacctggtacCACACTCTactcagctaattaacccaaaacacctgcaaatgcctttaaatggtctctcagtctagttctgtaggcaacacaagcatggggaagactgctgacttgacagctgtccaaaagacgaccgttgacaccttgcacaaggagggcaagacacaaaaggtcattgctaaaaaggctggctgttcacagagctttgtgtccaagcacattaatagagaggtgaagggaaggaaaagatgtggtagaaaaaagtgtacaagcaatagggataaccgcaccctggagaagattgtgaaacaaaacccatttaaaaatttgggggagattcacaaagagtggactgcagctggagtcagtgcctcaagaaccaccacgcacagacgtatgcaagacatgggtttcagctgtcgcattccttgtatCAAGCCACTTTTGAACAAGACACaacgtcagaagcatctcacctgggctaaagtcaaaaaggactggactgctgctgagttatgttctctgatgaaagtaaatgttgcatttcctttggaaatcaaggtcccagagtctggaggaagagaagagaggcacagaatccatgttgcttgaagaccagtgtaaagtttccacagacagtgatggtttggggtgccatgtcatctgctggtgttggtccactgtgttttctgaggtcaacgcagccgtctaccaggaagttttagagcatttcatgcttcctgctgctgaccaactttatggagatgcagatttcattttccaacaggacttggcacctgcgcacattgccaaagctaccagtacctggtttaaggaccatggtatccctgttcttaattggccagcaaactcgcctgaccttaaccctatagaaaatctatggggtattgtggagaggaagatgctatatgccagacccaacaatgcagaagagctgaaggccactatcagagcaacctgggctctcataacacctgagcagtgccacaaaCTGATCGACTctatgccacgccgcattgctgcagtaattcaggcaaaaggagccccaactaagtattgagtgctgtacatgctcatacttttcatgttcatacttttcagttggccaacatttctaaaaataatttgatttggtcttaagtaatattcaaattttctgagatactgaatttgggattttcattagttgtcagttataatcatcacaattaaaataaataaacatttgaaatatatcagtctgtgtaattaatgaatataatatacaagtttcactttttgaatggaattactgaaataaatcaactttttgatgatattctaattttatgaccagcacctgtatgtctgtatgcaaTCTTGCATTATCTAGGGTACATCATGGAAAAAAAGTATCttgggtctttcaaattcgccccttggattttccttcattttgacttctgtgaaatACTCGttaacatctcctccgagactgctgaacggatttgcatgccgtttggtgtgaaggacctttgaaccattatctttaaatgttatataaggaaagttgatatctcaaacaatatggccaaaATCAGCGAacgaaattgagctgggcgggtctatgactttagacgtccattaaacccaaatggaacatcaaataGCTACGAAATGAAACATACTTGTGTCTGCTTAGAAtagacaggaaaactcccatacagaaataccgcttGGGGGTGCTATAAACATAatcgatgtttctcacgattttgccataggataaaaacacacttaaacgacatttcctccaaaacagctgaatggatttggatgacaattagtgtaaaggacgactggaccattgtctttaaatgttatattattgtaaatgtttctggtggattttcaaaatatgcatgtgtGCTATTTCGAGTATTATAGATCCCAACCCGATGAGACTATTCAGTCTGCCAGCTGGCACTGTgttgtagtgggaacatcccggtCCTTCAATGTTGTGACCCCAGtttgattcccttctcagacattccaaattctgtatctcataaatgcttttccacttggtgcttttcagccttcacacaacaatacctgtctgaaataccatgattttcatttatttgtgagaatatttgtattacgtgacctgttttatactgttattgttttccaaagaaaggaaccagccatggagtgattggtgtcattattttgttataagtaggatgtacaGCTATTAGCTAtccatctataataatctttgtacaacagtacactttagttccgttacaaaagttttgttgccaactttatctcagcaaaattgtaatggcaggggtaaaaaatacatttggagaggatagagagcagCCGGTGCCTCCAGTAGCTGTGGTGTAGTCGGGACATCCCAGTTCTTCagtattctgaccctggttcgattcccctttgagatgttccaagtattgcatttcagaaatgtatagccACTCTttacttttcagccttcacacaatatacatcccctctgtaataccatgattctcatatgtttaggagaatttctggtttcaaggttgttttgttttgatttcctctccttcgattggataTCCTGattactagcggcattgggcatttttaaatagcaaaacatttctctagtgagagcatgcagtaaAATGCTTCCTGggccccgcttggccccctgaaacgctgctcccAGCTTTAATTTAACATTGTTATCGTCCTGCTGGTTCCATATTTGAAGTACAGATGCTgcatgtagagaacagtccgtGGCTTGAGTGGTTGGGGCCTTCTGACACCGCCTGCTGGAGAGTTCTTGAATTACAGGGAACTGGATCCAAGTTATGAACCTGGCAGTTCCCAACACACTAATGAGCCTTGTGTTCAACGTTAGGTGAAGCTGCTATACCAAGCAGTAATGTAGCCAGTCAAGAATATTCTCAGTGGTGCAGTTGTAGAACTGCTTGTTTTCAGTGGCGGACGGTAAATATTTGAGTCCTAAGGAGTAGAGGCTCTGACCATCTACTGTTGTGTCCATCAGCAAACCAGGTCCAACTCCAGGATGACATCACTGAAGGGGCATTTTATATTCAAAGGGGGACACAATCAATTGGACGTCTTAGTCTATTAAAACAAATAGTCCTATTATtcaaatttataaaaatgtacacaGGCTGATTTTCATGCACACCAAGCTCTGGCCTGTTACTTAAGCAGGGCAGTTCCTACTCCTTGCATTTAGATTAATTTGCATGCTTTTCTGCAAGGTAAAATAGTCAGCCAATTGTAAACAAGGATGATACGGCTGGCCATTacttttcaattattatttttgattcCAAAATTTCACTCAAGTATTTGCATACCGCACAATgaattgcaatattttgttgaaaataattcaCATCCATTTTATGCTCCTATTGTGCAGTCCAAAATCAACGACCATGGTAGCGGTACAGGTGTAgtcattattatttatacattttttacatttgtacaacacaataaacacacagagaaaggtaTGACATTTTGACAACTTGTTGTCCCAAATACCAGTTATCCAGTTAAAAACAGAATTATCCAGATCTCGACACCAAAATACTGAAGTCGCCGTTTCAGTTTCTTTTTAGTCTGTTTTCCAGATAAAACCATTACTGCCTTTTTCCCCCAGATAAAACCACCTTCCCAACCTGAACAAAACTCTCCCTATCCAGAGCCACAGATGTGGGACAGGCCTAGACGCTACAGTGTACACAGTGCACATATAAAGGATTCTCTCTGCAATACAAACCCCGCCCCCAGTTAGGTACAGGGAAGGTATGATTGGTAGGGACATCCAGACAGAGCCCAACCTTAGACCAGCTTCCATGTAGACTAACTGTTGTGGAACTCATCCAGCATCACACAGGTTAATACATTGATCCAGTGAGGCACAAGCAAGGCAGAGCGCGCACCGGGAGGACTCCGGGTCACAGCCCTCGCTCCCCTCTCTAGCTGGGAAATCCTTTGAACTCCCAGTCCGTGTCCTCACTGGAGTGGAACAGCTGCCAGAGGCTCAACAGACCGCTGCTGGGAATGTTGCTTTGTTGTCCCGGTTCTGTAGTCGCCGCCTGCGGCCGGTCAACTTTCCGCCTCTTCCGTCTGTAATCCCTGACCCTCCTCTGTAACGTCCTCTCtggagcaggtgtgtgtgggtcacCAGCCCCGTGCTCTGGAAAAGCATCCCCAGCCGACACATCACAGCCCAGTTCACACCCCTCTAAAGCTCCCGGCTTGGGGTTCTCTGATGAGACAGCCGCACGGGAATGACCCAATGAGACTTTTATTGGTCGGACACATTCTAAATCCTCTCCAGGGGGTAACGTGAAGCACCTATCTGATTCATGTCGGTGGTGTAACGAAGAGCTCCCAAGCCTGTCTAGGAGAGTTCTCTGGCCCGGATGACAGAGTCGGGGCTTGGTATCAGACTGGGTAGACACGGCCCTCTGGAGGTGCTTGTAGGGGGGTGGGTCCTGGTGAGTCCTGGATTCCAGCTGACAGGGGGTCTTGAAGGAGAGGGGCTGGGGTTTGTATGGGACCATGGAGCCTCCCAGCGTTCCCTGGCTGCTGTTACAAAGAGGCGCCACACTGTTGGGCCTCCAGTGCTGTTCTGAGGGGTTTCCCACAGGGGCTCCCACATTTTGGGACAGTGGGGGTTCCACTGCAGTAGACCAGGACACCGGTCCTAGCTCCATCTCTTTGGTTTCCTCCACCCCCTTTTTCTCCTGCACTTCCTCCATCTGTATGCTGGATCCAGCAGCACACAACATGGACGATACACTGCACTTTGGCCTTCGGGAACAACACAAATCGCCAGATCAGCACAACATGGAAAAATCAGGAAAGGCAACATGCCCATTTTTAATAACAATATTCAGGGCACATAACATTGCATGAATTTCTCTAGGAAAGAAATGAGATACGAGGTAACAGCAAGCGTGAGCGTGCCTGGATGTTGGAGAGACTGAGTAAGACCAGGGCACCTTCTGGTTGATGGTGTTTTGATGGGTCTGAAGTTGAAGGGCAGTGTGGAGACCAGCCTGTCCACCACCAGGTACTCTTCACTCCGTGAGAAGGCTTTGTGCTGCTCACTTTGCAGGTGCTGAGAATTACAGACAAGAGGTCAACCATCCCTACAAGGTCAGGTTCCACTTCATCATACGGAAGACCTTTTGGTCattctttacatatttattttatggtgTCTGGTATTTGGCACAATGGATCACGGAGCAAGTagaaaacaactgaaatatgttCAGTCTGGCAGTgttaatttaaacaaatgtatccCAGCTCACAGATTTTATGTTGTCGTATTTGAGAGAGCAGCACTCGCAGTAGCCCCCGCGTTTCTTCTCTCGGTTCCTCCTGTTTCGGGCCTGCCCCCTTTCCTCACTGGCTGACACTCTCCCACCTCGGTTCCTGACACACCCAAAGACCAGTAGGTAATAGCAAGGTTAGAGTTCAATCACAATCACAGTTGCATAACAAGCAAAGTTTATCTAGGTTGGTGCTCAgcagacaacacacagccattttctgcattggcaaaaaaaaaaaaaaaaaagaatatacagCAACACGACTTCTTCTGCAATTTGCGGATGatctttctgtctttcaaaCTGAAGGGTTAAGATACATGGTCTATTGACTGGATGACCCCATGTACCGGTGCTCCTTAGGTCTCTTCCCAGGGTGGTCCTTGTCCTCTACCAAGAATGGACTGCAGGGGGGAGCTGATGTCAGGTTAAATTCCGGCATGCACGACATGGCCAGGTAGATTGGACGGTAATGTCTGGCAAAGACAAAACAAGGGTTATTCTATGTTACATGCTCAATACCAACTGATGACGACAACTGCCTTCATACATGTCAATACTACAGACATTTACTTTCATTGACCCACCTGCTGGAGTCCTCTACCTTCACAAAGGGCTTACCGATCCTTCCACCTGAGCAAAACCCAGACGACAGGTTATAAAAGACAATGCACAGGTCTGGGTAAAATGACTCGTATTCTCACACAACTGAGACCAACGACAACATTCATCTGCCGAAATCACACGGTGTGTCACACTGTGTGCCTTACCTTTACCCATCTGGAAGGCTGGTTTTCTTGTAAGCTGAGCTTTGGCCTACAtcaataaagaataaaacacaAGACTCATGATGCAAGTGGTTGTTTCCATCCAGCAGAAACGTTCAAAGGAGCGGTGCAGAAATACGACTTACACTTTTTTGGACGGCCGCTGTGGTTGTGGTTGAGTTTTCAGCAGCGTAAGGagctttctttttcttttcgaTGTAAGCTAGTACATCTGCAGTAgagggaaatatatatttttacacatGAAAACGTGTTGTTGTTATAGGAACATTTGACAGTATCGCCTCAGGTGCGTTGTTTCGTCTTTAAATTCAGCCCTGAAGGTTCTTAAATGTCAGCTATCAAATCACCACAATAACCGGTGTCCATTCGTTGctcatgtaaatctaaatagaaggttATGCTACATTGTTTACATAgggctagtttacattatgcaAAATGTTGAGACATCAAAGTAGACTCAAGACCATTTTGATATGTAAACTTACACATATTGATAGTTTCAGACACCCCCTTTCGGGGTAGCTTGCGACACATATTCAATAGAGCCCCCCCCAAATTGATAAATGCTGTTCAAAGGTTACGGTAATTATTATGCAAACAAATGTTATAGAATATAAAGctacagaaaatgaaaatattatttcaaaaaaATCTAAGAAATCAAAAATTGTAATACCATCAATGTAGAGAATTTTTACTCCCCACTCCAGAGCATTGGACAGGATCTTGTTGACCTGTATCCTctcctaaaaaataaaaacattttaaccgAAGAACTGATATCCCTTGAAATTCCTAACATTTAAATCCAAATGTTTCAATCAACCTTCCTCAAGTAAGAAATCTCTCTGCCTTTTAAGTTGCAGCATTTAAGTGGGCTTGTTGAGAATATTAACAAACCTGTTCTTTTACAACTCTCTCCAACAAAGACTTCCCTCTGCTTGTGACTACCTGTGAAACCAGAGAGAATGTGTTGGATCAGTTTGGCAACAAATTCTGCTATTATATTGTAGTCCACACCTACCCCATAAGTCATTTTCCTTTTACAAGggaatttatatttttctgtaattAATATCACTATAAAAGTGgggaaaatatattatacaagtttaatAAATTAGTGAAAGCTGGTCTTCCTAAAAATGTGAAGTTGACATACATACAATGGCTGGTGAATACATCCAGGCCAGACTTTGATCCAACTCAGAAATTATCTATATTCATTCCATGTGGATTGCCGGGGACATGACAAGAACAGGATAGTTGACTCACTGTATCTGCCTGGCCCTGAGAGCTTCCTTTGTGACAGTCCCTATAGCTGCCAGGACGAGGGTGGGGGGAGCTGGGTCCAGAGTCCGGACTGGGGACAGGGGATTCACAGCCAAGGCACTGCACATACCTAGCCTCCCTCTTATTAGATACCAGGTACTTGATCTCCTTACTGAAGAACTTCTCCACAGTCTGATAGAGATAGACAGAGGAGACACTACCGGGTCACATGCTTgattaaaacatgacaaacacaAGCAGAAAGCAGTCTGAGCCAGGGTTAATCAAGTCATTGATTTAAAATAGTGGTGAAAATAGACAGAAACCTTCAGGACATAAGCAATGGCTTACAAAGTTACACTCAAAAAGACTGAAAGCCCCTAATCGTCAGCCGACAGTAGCCACAGTGTGAAAGGCAGAATGTTGTCAGTTCACTTTGAAACGTTTCTTTTAATCAAATGTCAGGACGTTAACATCTGGTTTGCAATTAAACCCCAACCTGCAAATTTGAATTTCCAATAACACTGGTTTATGAAATAGTTAACCTTTGTATCAAAGGCAGGAAAACTGATAAATGTATCCTCCACATGCTATGTGCTATTGTGGTTGAAAGAAAGTAATCAGACACTTACCCCTCCCAACCTTTTGATGTCATTCTCTAATGCCTCTGCTCTTCTGTTAGATGGTAAATCTAAGTAGAATATTTTTCCATTGAAAGGCTTAGTTTGTGCAGGATAGGATTCACATGGTTTGGCTTGGTTCTTCGAAGCTGACTTGTGCACCTTACCAACAACTTTGGGGTCTAAAATGCAGCAAAGTTAGTCTTCATTGTTGACAAACATTTTCTTGGAGATTGTTCTTAGGCTGTTCAACAATATTGGGTAACAACTTTTCTGTATACACGTATATAATTATAAATCACCTTGTAAATGGGGCTTTGCAGACCTTTGGATGCGTCTAGGTTTCATGGTCAATAACATATGAGAAAAGAAGTTCCTCGTTTTctctgtgatttaaaaaaaacatacataaatctGTTAGTTAAAGGTAAACGCTAGCTAACGGATGCGTACTGTATGTACCTAGCTAACGCTAACACAAAAGCTAAATAGCCTGAACAGCTAACAAGTTAGTTAGGCAAAATAAGTGTTAAGCGAGGCGACAACATAAGAAGTTTGacttaaaaataacaaacagagCCCATCTAGCACAGATAAactaaacaaatcaaaaaagtgTCTCggcaatgtaaacatgtttaaacaACAGCAACTACCGTGTAGCAATGCGGAATCAGCTACTGACCGCAAAATTAAATAGCTACAGGAGCTAACCAACAGCGCATTTACAGGCCAACAGTTAAGATTTACCTCGAGAATGGCAGCGGTCTTCTTAATcttaaacaatatacagtatattaaaattTGACACAACCGATTGCCACGGAAGTTCCCGCCACCATCTTTTGACTTTTTAGTTCCTGCTGGCTAACTACTGTAGCTCAGATGATTTTGTTGACATATATCCGAAATAACGTTGTGTTGAAGTTGTTCTTCTTTCCCGCTCCGAAAAATCCCATGATTCCAAATTAGGGGGGGGTGTTGCTGAAAGCTACTTTGGCGTTCGAAAGCGAAGTTTCCACATATTATTTCCACCTATTTTATAAGTAAGAGTCGTTAAAGCCAGTAGCTAATAatttaaacacaaaacaaataattagacttgtaaatatttgtaggTATTTGCACTTATCTCGGTGGCTACTACGTGCTCTCCGTTTGCTAAGAATGTGCTGTACAGAAAGTCCAAATATTTATACAGGAAATGTCATGTTGGGTAAGCAGTGTGTAGGCAATAGATATTGCATCTTGATTAACGAACCCATGTGTTATGGAATTGACCCTCAAAGCTAATGTAAGCAGGTAAAACGAgctataataataacaaaaacatcacTTTTGAAATAGGTTTGCTTAGGATTTAGTCGTTGACATCGAGGACACGCTAAAGAGGACACGTAATGAAAACCAAGAgcaatacttattttccacggTGGAACAGTTAAAGTACGGTTATTGTAGCTTATAGTTTTAAGTTCTTGAGATATATTACATGTAATctaaatatatagaaatataataacTAATTTAAATGTGCTTAATGTCTTTATTAGGCATTATGAGTGGTCATTCTGGTCAAAGTCCTGTGCCGGTGGAAAGCAATGGTATTACTCCATTTCAGCAGATGGTGGCGTCCTGTTCAGGGGCTCTCTTGACTTCCCTGTTTGGTGAGCACCTTAGACAAGGGAACTGTCAAACTAGCCACATACA contains the following coding sequences:
- the dbf4 gene encoding protein DBF4 homolog A; the protein is MLLTMKPRRIQRSAKPHLQDPKVVGKVHKSASKNQAKPCESYPAQTKPFNGKIFYLDLPSNRRAEALENDIKRLGGTVEKFFSKEIKYLVSNKREARYVQCLGCESPVPSPDSGPSSPHPRPGSYRDCHKGSSQGQADTVVTSRGKSLLERVVKEQERIQVNKILSNALEWGVKILYIDDVLAYIEKKKKAPYAAENSTTTTAAVQKSAKAQLTRKPAFQMGKGGRIGKPFVKVEDSSRHYRPIYLAMSCMPEFNLTSAPPCSPFLVEDKDHPGKRPKEHRNRGGRVSASEERGQARNRRNREKKRGGYCECCSLKYDNIKSHLQSEQHKAFSRSEEYLVVDRLVSTLPFNFRPIKTPSTRRPKCSVSSMLCAAGSSIQMEEVQEKKGVEETKEMELGPVSWSTAVEPPLSQNVGAPVGNPSEQHWRPNSVAPLCNSSQGTLGGSMVPYKPQPLSFKTPCQLESRTHQDPPPYKHLQRAVSTQSDTKPRLCHPGQRTLLDRLGSSSLHHRHESDRCFTLPPGEDLECVRPIKVSLGHSRAAVSSENPKPGALEGCELGCDVSAGDAFPEHGAGDPHTPAPERTLQRRVRDYRRKRRKVDRPQAATTEPGQQSNIPSSGLLSLWQLFHSSEDTDWEFKGFPS